In one window of Paracoccus saliphilus DNA:
- a CDS encoding helix-turn-helix transcriptional regulator, with protein sequence MAAMSPRSVTHILTGTRIRERRLALSRRQADIARAAGISPAYLNLIEHNRRPVGEDLVARLAEVLEVAAEELASGREEARMAALREAAARAPSRGEPAAELEQVPELLARFPGWAGTLIATSRRADALERQLVNLSDRMTQDPYLLTTLHEVLSAVTSLRSTASILVEEGELPEEWRHRFHANLAEDSLRLSTTAQALVAYLDSFETEEGIFTPQEEVEAWMAAGTPQIEEAADLASDAARALARDHLVRMETERAALPDTALGEASEEGDPLRIAARLRAPLDLVMRRLAALRPPGFEDAGLLVCDGSGTLTLRRPAPGFPLSHPGDACPLWPLYRALATPQTAISARVRVPQGREFETISYATRSQPEGIEGPLLTQAQMLIRPASGAPASSGPVIEIGASCRICPRPDCPARREPSILSPHRVAGGL encoded by the coding sequence ATGGCAGCTATGAGCCCACGCAGCGTCACCCATATCCTGACCGGCACCCGGATTCGCGAACGGCGCCTTGCCCTGTCGCGCCGACAGGCCGACATCGCGCGGGCGGCGGGGATATCGCCCGCCTATCTGAACCTGATCGAACATAATCGCCGGCCGGTGGGCGAAGACCTGGTGGCCCGCCTCGCCGAGGTTCTGGAGGTTGCGGCCGAGGAACTTGCCTCGGGTCGCGAAGAGGCACGGATGGCGGCCCTGCGGGAGGCGGCGGCGCGCGCGCCCTCGCGCGGGGAGCCTGCGGCGGAACTGGAACAGGTGCCCGAACTCCTTGCCCGTTTTCCCGGTTGGGCGGGCACGCTGATCGCCACCTCCCGCCGTGCCGACGCGCTGGAGCGGCAATTGGTGAACCTGTCGGACCGGATGACGCAGGATCCCTATCTGCTGACCACCCTGCACGAGGTGCTTTCGGCGGTGACCTCGCTGCGTTCGACCGCCTCGATCCTGGTCGAAGAGGGCGAATTGCCCGAGGAATGGCGGCACCGCTTCCACGCCAACCTGGCCGAGGACAGTCTGCGCCTGTCCACGACGGCGCAGGCGCTGGTCGCCTATCTCGACAGTTTCGAGACCGAGGAGGGCATCTTTACCCCGCAGGAAGAGGTCGAGGCATGGATGGCGGCGGGTACGCCCCAGATCGAGGAGGCCGCCGACCTGGCTTCCGATGCGGCCCGCGCGCTGGCCCGCGATCACCTGGTTCGGATGGAGACTGAGCGCGCCGCACTGCCGGATACGGCACTGGGCGAAGCCTCGGAAGAGGGCGATCCGCTGCGCATCGCGGCAAGGCTGCGGGCGCCGCTGGATCTCGTGATGCGGCGGCTGGCGGCGCTGCGTCCACCGGGCTTCGAGGATGCGGGACTGCTGGTCTGCGACGGGTCGGGTACGCTGACCTTGCGCCGTCCGGCTCCGGGCTTTCCGCTGTCGCATCCCGGTGATGCCTGTCCACTCTGGCCGCTTTACCGGGCATTGGCCACGCCGCAAACCGCGATCAGCGCACGGGTCCGGGTGCCCCAGGGGCGTGAATTCGAGACGATCAGCTATGCCACGCGAAGCCAGCCTGAGGGGATCGAGGGGCCGCTGCTGACACAGGCGCAAATGCTGATCCGGCCCGCCTCGGGTGCTCCGGCCTCCTCCGGCCCTGTCATCGAGATCGGCGCTTCCTGCCGGATTTGTCCGCGCCCGGATTGCCCGGCGCGGCGTGAGCCGTCGATTCTTTCTCCGCATCGGGTCGCCGGAGGGCTTTGA